TTACGGATTCATCAGGACGTGCAGGTTCTGCCGGACCCTTAGATCCTTGATCTTTGGCACCTGCACCTTTTGGAGGTTGGAGTTCAGGACCCTTTGGCAAATTTTCAGTTCTTCCACCAGTACTACGCATCGCCAAAAATGCCTTAAGTTCCGGGGGCATATCATCAGCTGATGGTCCTCTATTACTATCTAATGTTTgtcctttatatttttttaacgttgTTAGAAGATCATTTGGATCATAGGCCTTGCTGTCTTGTTCAAAATATTCATCACAATTATACTCCATGAAATCAATAGGATCAGTGCAATCTTCTCCATATTCATCATATAAGCTTTTaatataagtaatatatttattatataggTCGTATTTAGCCTTTGAATGGACATTACTCTTAATAGACTGAAAGTCTTTAAAATAGtcatacaaaatttttttttctaagttTTCTTTCAAATCTTGGAAATTCTtgttatgaaaataatattgaCAACTATAATTACTATTCTTTTTACTAACGCCATCCCGCACATTCAAAAAATCTGTTATAACACTTTTTACATGATTAGGATCCTTATTATCTCCAAGAAATTTCCACATTTGATCATATGTCCAGTATTTGTATAGTCGacaagtatttttttttttgtcctcttCCTTTATGTCATATACATATTGTAAATTTGCGGCTACTTTATTACAAAGTTCTTTCGTAATCTTAGTATTAGTGATCTTTAATGAATCGCAGACATTAAGGATTTTACTACTATcgcttacatttttttcaaattcttcataatttttatttaaatgggAATCCTTTGAAAGACGATCCTGcaaagtaaaaagaaaaagaaattatttcattactTAAGTGCTCATTTTAAGTGAAGAACATTTAACTCCAATTTACTTGATTTGGACGTTcaagtaataatatattaaaaacg
This genomic interval from Plasmodium vivax scf_4441 genomic scaffold, whole genome shotgun sequence contains the following:
- a CDS encoding variable surface protein Vir12, truncated, putative (encoded by transcript PVX_158260A; 5' and 3' truncation due to end of small contig.); the encoded protein is DTLTRAEWDRLSKDSHLNKNYEEFEKNVSDSSKILNVCDSLKITNTKITKELCNKVAANLQYVYDIKEEDKKKNTCRLYKYWTYDQMWKFLGDNKDPNHVKSVITDFLNVRDGVSKKNSNYSCQYYFHNKNFQDLKENLEKKILYDYFKDFQSIKSNVHSKAKYDLYNKYITYIKSLYDEYGEDCTDPIDFMEYNCDEYFEQDSKAYDPNDLLTTLKKYKGQTLDSNRGPSADDMPPELKAFLAMRSTGGRTENLPKGPELQPPKGAGAKDQGSKGPAEPARPDESV